The Stieleria maiorica genome includes the window GGTTGAATATGCGGCCGAGCGCGAATGCGAACTCATTCTCACGGGGGACCATCGAGAGTCGCTGATCGAACGCGCCCTGCTGGGCTGTACGTCGCGGTATGTCCTTCGACATGCACCGTGCAGCGTCTTAATCGCCCGTTGATTCGAACCGGCAGGGGCAATCCAAATCCGACATCGTCAATGGAGTGAAAATCGCAACTCTCTGCAAGTTGAAGGCTCCCACTCGTTCGGGCTGAAACGTTACTTTTTCAATGCGTTTCGATAATTCCCGTCTGCATACCTTCAAGGTCACAATTTCACCGACACGCCTCCCCAACAATTCCGCCCCCAGTAGCGAGAGGATCGAAAGCTTGCCTTCGGCAACGCACGTTTCCTCGGGATCGACGAGCGTTAATGTTTCTGTCTTGCTCGGATCCAAATCCCGCAACCTAACAGAGGTGTTTATGGTGATGACGTCTCCGGGCACTTCGAGTCGGGCAACGGTCGTCGCGTTGCCTAGCTCACGCCGCAAGTCGCTGACATAGGGCT containing:
- a CDS encoding GreA/GreB family elongation factor, with protein sequence MVISSAAAILDKPYVSDLRRELGNATTVARLEVPGDVITINTSVRLRDLDPSKTETLTLVDPEETCVAEGKLSILSLLGAELLGRRVGEIVTLKVCRRELSKRIEKVTFQPERVGAFNLQRVAIFTPLTMSDLDCPCRFESTGD